One Argentina anserina chromosome 6, drPotAnse1.1, whole genome shotgun sequence genomic window, AAAAACCTTCTTTGATAGCTCTAAAAACCGCAGGATTTTGTGGGGTTGGATTAATGAATCCTCAAGTGTCAATGGTGACATCAAGAAAGGATGGTCCGGAATCCAGGTATTATTTCATTTACATTTTACAATAGCTTTGCATATAACAGTCAGGCAATGGTCTAGACATACTTAGTATTAAAATGGGGTATCATTATTTAATGGCTATTATTTGGGGCTAGCTAGAATAATCTTCAATGAGCTGGCTTGAGAAAATTAATCCAAGACTTATTGTATTCAATTTGACTACTCTTGCAGGCAATTCCAAGGACCATCGTGCTTGACAAGTCTGGGAAACAACTAGTGCAATGGCCTGTAGTAGAGCTTGAAAAACTTAGAACAAATGAGGTCAAATTGCCAAACAATATGCTCAAGGGAGGATCACTTCATGAAGTACTTGGTGTCACAGCATCACAGGTATGTCTATTCtgatattcttcttctttttaagcTTCTGTTTAGGTTTAGATGAATGAGTTTCTGCCACATGTTGGTGAAAAGCACAAAGTGGATGATCCCACTTCATTAGAATATAGTTTTTAATGCTctctttgttgttgttggttttACAGGCTGATGTAGAAGTTGCGTTCGAGATGAGTGATTTAAAGAAAGCAGAAGTGTTGGATCCAAGTTGGACTAATGCACAACTTCTATGTAGCAAAAAGGGTGTCTCAGTGAAAGGAAGTCTCGGGCCATTtggattttttgttttctcttcgAAAGACTTAAAAGAAAGCACAGCCGTGTTTTATAGAATTTTCAAGTCTCACAGAAATTACAACAAATATGTGGTGCTTATGTGCAGTGACCAAAGCAGGTCTCTTTCTCTCTATTCAAGTATTCATGCCCGTAAGCAGATCATTATCTCTCTTCAACACATATCtcaattgtttttgtttttggtttatgtGGCAGGTCTTCTCTAAACCAAGATAATGATATGACAACATACGGGGCGTTTGTAAATGTGGATCCTCTTCGTGAGAAATTAACACTAAGAAGCTTGGTAAGTTTCTATGAAACACAAATTAATATTTCAACTTCTATCTTCTATTTGAAAAGTCAAGTCTTTCTATTATCATGACTTTTATAGTCTTCCGGTTTAAAATTCTTACCCACAAGAAATTAGAGGTTGTCAGAAACTTAGAATATTATCTTGACTTGATTCTATATACTGTAATTGTTTTAGGAAATTGTTATTAATACACCTATAATCTCTATTCACACACCTTTTTAAAAGTTTCATGTTTTAAATTGGGTGTGTTAATAGTAAAAAATGGTGTGTTAGTAACAATATCTTAcatgagaaaaatataaaaagtgtGTTAATAGGAACACCCTTTTTTTATCTGGTTATAATATTCATACTGCATGTTTCTGGTATAAGTATAGAAGTAAACTTGGACCAGTAAGAAGCTGGTTATTTCTGAGAAGAACTAGATAGGTTGTTCCTTTCCTTGATCAAAACTGTTCCACTACTCTCCGATCATGGTAAGGAAAGGAACGCATACCTATCAAATATGCAAAGGGTCCATCTCCTTTTTAGTGCACGACAATACTTTCATATATTTGCACTTAAtataatgaaaattttgaatctTATGTTCCCTttaatcttttcttttatgcAGATTGATCACTCTATAGTGGAGAGCTTTGGTGGGAAAGGAAAGGCGTGCATAACAGCTAGGGTTTATCCTACATTGGCCGTTGGTGGTGATACCCACTTATATGCTTTCAATTATGGAAGTGAGAATGTCACAATCTCAGGAAGTGCTTGGAGCTTAAAAACGGCTAAAATCAATTGATTGATTAAGATTATAAAAGTAGTGCAAAGTGTGGAGGAAgtattgattcttgaatgtgaCACGACTATAGTTGATTACTAGAGTGAAATAAACACTAATGTGGGCCAATTTTTGTGCTTGCATTTTTTAAGATCAAAGTCCAATTATATGTGGATTTTTGTCATCTTAATTGCTGATAGTGTGTACTGTATCTCATTTCTCTTTCAATTTTGCAATTCTATTTGTCGTACCATGACCATGCAAATTTAAACATTAATACAAattaaaaatgttttaacgAAAATGGTAATAAGCTCTTCGGATGAAATATATAAGAACATCGAGTCATCGACCCTATACATCAAAATGATCAGATACGTGTGCATGTCTCTTGAGCACCGAGTTTAATTGAGTTCTTTTACTGATTGCTTATATAGTACAAGGTAACCTCATAGCTTTTAGGCACGTACGGCATATATGACTCCGCATGAGTTTCATAGGGTTCATGAGTAACCTCGGGGTACAATTCAAGGGAAATAGTGACTTAAAgataagagtttttttcaccaacagtccctcaactctggtgtacctaccaatgtgatacctcaactcttaatcgtaccaatgtgatacccagactctagtattgctatcattgaagtacttccgttagttttttttaacttttccgttatcttggtgacgtggcagttacatgaggcccacaaagagggttaaaagacaaaattaacctcatctgagaggagcaatatttttcccgccctttaccttgagaaagacacccaacaattccaattttggcgccaattttccctccctactccttaatttgtgtctcttatctaaactaaagaactaccgccaaccagtcgaccacaatctgataaaacctagatcaatctcattttctatttttaccctagcacttgttaaactaacagaataaatataaaaatttatatggaacatctcatttccacaatctcataagaatataaaaacacataacttaacgaaattcaaatacatgtttaagtaccattagttgccacattttatgttgatctgccatgatttttgcttgtaagaacttttaagtaccattagtacaATGCTTTATCTGCTGGTATTATTCCCTCtggcttaacgaaattcaactacatgtaccattagttcttacaagtaaaaatcatggcagatcaacataaaaggtggcaactaatgatacttaaacatgtatttgaatttcgttaagttatgtgtttttattcttatgagattgtggaaatgagatgttccatataaatttctatatttattctgttagtttaacaagtgctagggtaaaaatagaaaatgagattgatctaggttttatcagattgtggtcgactggttggcggtagttctttagtttagataagagacacaaattaaggagtagggagggaaaattggcgccaaaattggaattgttgggtgtctttctcaaggtaaagggcgggaaaaacattgctcctctcagatgaggttaattttgtcttttaaccctctttgtgggcctcacgtaactgccacgtcaccaagataacagaaaagttaaaaaaaactaacggaagtacttcaatgatagcaatactagagtctgggtatcacattggtacgattaagagttgaggtattacattggtaggtacaccagagttgagggactgttggtgaaaaaaactctaaagaTAAACGAGAAGTTGTAACATTTCAAAAAGACACCACTGGAAGTATCTGTATAGTAATTCAGATCGAAATGCtatgaaaaattagaaaattaatCAATAGTGTTAATGATACACTATGCTTAGAGACTTATTATGGCATAGCGTTAACTAATAGCATAGCATTGCCCCGTTATGATTAGTTTGACACTTTAGATAGCGGTTACAAACCAACGAGGCAATGATATGCCATTCGCTAATGCTATGATATGACAGCGTCTTTTGGCCTCCCTTCAAGTGCCTTGTTAACTTCACGATAACATTAACTTCTACTGTTCTTCATTTGACTTATGATAATTAACTACATACTTTTTCTCTTATTTCATCATACTTAAATTAAAAAGGTACGTAGCATGGTTACAAATTACGACATGCCAGCAACAGCAAGTGCTTATGACTTGTGAATCCAGGAAATGCATCGAAAACGGCTGCAGCCACACTAACAACAATTTGTCCACATctttttttccattttttgaAGATGAGCTGTTAtagtttggttatgacatcgtcgTTTAGaacatccatcttttagtattatgaaaaCAATCCATGCATACTTTATTTATTAGTGTAGATGAGTCAtctttacgttgtgagacatgtgttttagataaaagtcatcgatctacttattccacTAGTCCTTCTAATAAACGTATTCTtctttttgaattaattcattatgatgttgaggaccctccaaagagtctaatgtgtcaggaatgcggtATCATGTGTCGTTTATTAATGATTGCACCTGTCTTTCCTTGATTGTTCTCcttaaaactaaagatgaagtttttccggcttttcaagccttctataccactgtccaaacacagtataatgctacaattcgagttctttgttctgacaatggggggggggaatatgtgaatcgtgtctttcaAGAGTTCTTTACCaaacacggaattgttcatataacaacgtgtccttacacataTGAGCAAAATagagtttctgaaaggaaaaatcgtcatttacttgaaaaattgtcatcgatatatatatataagatataTTGTTATGTTACAAGATTAGTTGAATCACTAAATCGTTACAATTTTGACTTAGCTTGACTTATGTCATAATTAAGGAAAACATCATTCATTTTAAGCATTTGAGGGCCAATTAAATATAAGGACACCTGAAGactcatatttttaaatgtcaCTCAAACATTTTTACTCACATAAGGACACTTTTGAGTAAAAAGACTTTCATCTTAGACATTAAAATTACATACTGCCATTAGATtcaaaaaatatcaaaaccaTCACTTTCATTTCCGACGTGTAATATCTCATATCGGCCAACGGAGAGGGGGTGTTgtgtcttatatgtacatgttcACCTTCATCTAACATGAGGCCTTTTGAGGGCTCAATGGCTTCAGAGGGGATGTGAACTCTAAAGTTAAGCTTCCTCGGGCTAGAGCAATTCCATGATGAATGACCCACCGAGATGTTGCTTGTTAcctcccaaaaacaaaatcgtGAGGGCAAGATAAGAGAGTGGCCAAAACGGACAATATTGTGTTACGGCGGAGCTGGACCCGGGATGTGAAAATTTGGTATCATAGTCACTCTGCCATGTGGTGCGAGTGTGTCGACGAGGACGTCGGACTCCTAAGGGGGTGGATTATAATATCCCACATCGACTAACGGAGAGTGGGTAATatgtcttatatgtacatgctcACCTTCATCTAACACGAGGTTTTTTGGGGGCTCAATGACTTTGGAGGGGATGAGAACTCCAAAATTAAGCTTACTCAGACTAGAGCAATCACAGGATGGGTGACCCACTGGGAAGTTTCTCTAGGCCTCATAATTTAGCCCGCGGAGACCTGCAAGTCCGATgagcttttacccggcccgagAGAAAGCCCACCAAAATCCACTTTCGTGGTAGTGGGCTGGGCTTAGATTAGAGTTGTGAAACTCGGCTcagcccgtaaaagcccgctaaatattaaaatattatacatacatattttattaggtatagaataaaactatcgcattatgaagcaactatatgaaggaaacttctcgggatcaatTGACACTagccgatatgatcggtatatatatttagtcgtcaacgtccagctcaatcttcccttgcttGGCGAGGTTTATTAGCAAAGCACTTCTCTATAAAGTGATTAACAaggcgatgatatttgcaatattTCGGATCGTTGAcacgatgcatttcttctggacgCTTGCACTCCGAAAGATCTATTATGTTATTTTCgagcagatcctctaacatgcacgccacatcagagtctgggaaTGGGTACATAtttcgctccatctccttcaacgtgcgtttactcctatcgtagcttcgaggaggttccaccttattgaacttcttcttatcccgcgtagagatcttaactggtgcagtattgatgacattgattctttggaaggcttattcacaaccttgtcaaatctgcttccgaagACTTTGTCTTTTCGTTAGTCAACCAGGGACTCATTTtttcccttatgacttgccaaaCTTAGCTCTATGTTgtgggctcgagtagccaactcttcgaGTGCATAGAAAAACAAAGTGCATGacttggatgcacatttcaacggctgTCACCTCTGATAGTcggtccttgcaatcaagactaagtaagtgacatctattgatgtagtcGACCGTGGGCTCATCATTTAATTGCTTCGTGctagttagctccatcatgctcaccgtctgccttgtactatagaatcgattgaGAAAAtaagtctgtataccactcaAAGGCGTTTCCCTTCAACGAgcgaacaaactgcttgacaaggtgatcgtCTTTTGTCCCAGcgttactgcaagtctccacaGAGTGGGCGACGTGTTGCTTCGGgttccctttaccttcaaattgttaaAAATTTGGTAGCTGATACCCTAGCGGCATCCTTAAGTTGTCGATCCTCTTAGTATACagtttggagtaagtgagggAGTCATGAGAAGGACCACCATATTGAAcccgaattgagttggtgatgatgttaTGCAATTActggagtgataaggaaccaagcAAGTCGTCATTGTTCTTGGACGcttctcccttttcatttactttgctcctTCCAGGCGACCttttggtggagttctcatcatcgTGATTTTCCAACTTACTATAGAGCTCAACGATTTGCActtccttttcttcaaccgtttgggtgagcttttcaaccatctctaACAGATTGGGGAGTTACTCCTCGATTGTGGATGTCcccgtcaccaagacctgcATATTGTCACAAGAGGATTCATGTGccatagaatgaaagttatcatcatcttctttgggacttccatggtatgatgccgtGTTTGATTCttcatcagagaaaacgtcatccaggatagggccatcaccatgaacggaTAGAGGAGATTGCTCATTTGGCTCATTCTCTTTTGACATTCTCTTCTTCCCACTCTCAGAGGCATGCTCTATTGCTCtcaagctctccaaggtgatgactggttcacgaggcttactagcaagtgccataaatgtcgtgggttgagctctagccacgctccgggtgacaagggAAA contains:
- the LOC126801064 gene encoding beta-fructofuranosidase, insoluble isoenzyme CWINV1 isoform X2: MRRNGPLVYKGIYHLFYQYNPKGVVWGNIVWAHSTSTDLVNWIPHEAAIYPSQQSDINGCWSGSATILPGGTPAMLYTGINPQNQQVQNLAFPKNLSDPYLREWVKVPQNPLMAPTQVNQINASSFRDPTTAWLGPDKRWRLIIGSKRDQRGLAILYRSKDFIHWTKAKHPLHSTNKNGMWECPDFFPVSKTSSLGLDTSTIGPTVKHVLKLSLDNTRKEYYTIGTYNISKDIYIPDKGSVESDLGLRYDYGKFYASKTFFDSSKNRRILWGWINESSSVNGDIKKGWSGIQAIPRTIVLDKSGKQLVQWPVVELEKLRTNEVKLPNNMLKGGSLHEVLGVTASQADVEVAFEMSDLKKAEVLDPSWTNAQLLCSKKGVSVKGSLGPFGFFVFSSKDLKESTAVFYRIFKSHRNYNKYVVLMCSDQSRSSLNQDNDMTTYGAFVNVDPLREKLTLRSLIDHSIVESFGGKGKACITARVYPTLAVGGDTHLYAFNYGSENVTISGSAWSLKTAKIN